One genomic segment of Candidatus Eisenbacteria bacterium includes these proteins:
- a CDS encoding DUF5060 domain-containing protein — protein sequence MKQDLLPVSPPGVKGRLVVSLYGGPLLQDEPPHTPIVHPARHRTTWVNGTGYQGMEDNDLRGFLDGRFRYGWNQPGQIHVRAGRRDRSPRYGEYELFRILQRWEKIELPPGADILEARICLTLENNPFRPTRVLLYDVRKDWNPGTGGTLYDNVSPPKPGEVWWNDNSWPDQPWGLPGAGYASDSDPQADTGGMPLAEAILQPGDSLLSFSSSRLASYIERELNEARPLLFLIKLDDYAEDLPGSMIYFYSGNHGDQRNVRRRPYLILEWESSCEISTIEKEIHLEYGRRTLLDGFPQGPAEWIAATFIPEIGFIPPVLEMGSAVRDQRAEWCVLSHPTRRPSSPEVLRLTAAVDPVPLGTGFRSELRDTWILTAPPEEQEVLWTFVSPQGEKHRIKAEYQGDHCWMVEFLPDELGPWSYHWTQQFAEVPYLSEEGRFDVIAGDSAGIRAALERLAHEIAGLELESDAVKRDEYMIRFMRLERAALQMETAGSFRGESGRSLLEILNSVRAQWGEAAPDSIPMKANAPIEY from the coding sequence ATGAAACAGGATCTATTGCCCGTATCCCCCCCGGGTGTGAAGGGGCGTCTTGTTGTCTCGCTCTATGGAGGTCCCCTCCTGCAGGACGAGCCCCCGCACACTCCCATAGTCCATCCCGCACGCCATCGCACCACTTGGGTCAACGGAACCGGTTATCAGGGGATGGAGGATAATGATCTCAGAGGATTCCTGGATGGAAGATTTCGTTATGGTTGGAATCAACCGGGTCAGATCCATGTCCGGGCCGGCCGCCGGGATCGCTCGCCGAGATACGGCGAATATGAGTTGTTCCGGATTTTACAGCGCTGGGAGAAGATCGAGCTTCCTCCCGGTGCCGATATCCTGGAAGCCCGGATCTGTTTAACTCTGGAGAATAATCCCTTCCGCCCAACGCGTGTGCTGCTTTATGACGTCCGAAAGGATTGGAACCCTGGAACAGGAGGAACGCTCTACGACAATGTCAGTCCGCCGAAACCGGGTGAGGTTTGGTGGAATGATAACTCCTGGCCTGATCAGCCTTGGGGGCTGCCCGGCGCCGGGTATGCCTCCGATAGCGATCCCCAGGCCGATACGGGCGGGATGCCTCTCGCCGAAGCGATCCTGCAACCGGGCGATTCCTTGTTATCCTTTTCTTCTTCCCGTCTCGCCTCTTATATCGAGCGGGAACTCAATGAGGCGCGCCCCCTTCTTTTCCTCATCAAACTCGATGACTATGCGGAAGATCTCCCCGGTTCGATGATATATTTCTATTCAGGGAATCATGGCGATCAGCGGAATGTGAGGCGGCGCCCGTATCTTATATTGGAGTGGGAGTCATCCTGCGAAATCTCCACGATTGAGAAGGAAATTCACCTCGAGTATGGAAGGCGCACCCTGTTGGATGGATTCCCACAGGGGCCGGCGGAATGGATTGCGGCCACTTTCATCCCTGAAATCGGTTTTATCCCGCCTGTCTTGGAGATGGGATCCGCTGTTCGGGATCAGCGGGCTGAATGGTGTGTCCTGTCCCATCCGACCCGCCGCCCGTCGTCACCGGAAGTCCTGCGGCTCACCGCCGCCGTCGATCCGGTTCCTCTCGGAACCGGTTTTCGTTCCGAATTGAGGGATACCTGGATTCTGACGGCGCCGCCTGAAGAACAGGAAGTTCTCTGGACCTTTGTCTCCCCTCAGGGTGAGAAACACAGGATCAAGGCGGAATATCAGGGCGATCATTGTTGGATGGTTGAGTTTTTGCCGGATGAATTGGGCCCCTGGTCATATCACTGGACTCAGCAATTCGCCGAAGTTCCCTACCTCAGTGAGGAGGGGCGTTTTGATGTGATCGCCGGGGATTCCGCCGGGATCCGCGCCGCACTGGAGAGGTTGGCGCATGAGATAGCCGGTCTTGAGCTTGAGAGTGATGCGGTCAAGAGAGATGAATATATGATTCGCTTCATGCGGCTGGAGCGGGCCGCCCTGCAAATGGAAACCGCCGGATCTTTCCGGGGTGAATCGGGCCGGTCGCTACTGGAAATACTCAATAGTGTCAGAGCGCAATGGGGTGAGGCGGCTCCCGACTCGATTCCAATGAAGGCCAATGCCCCCATAGAGTATTAG